A DNA window from Fibrobacter sp. UWB4 contains the following coding sequences:
- a CDS encoding type II secretion system protein has protein sequence MEKQGFSIIELMVALVIMGVLAAVAVPKLFGMIDKSKAAEISLAAGTYIKLQDIYSFEHHKGGSWQAIGYKSPAGNSTGKARTSVFEYDASESTYNWSAESIVNLNECPKGRIWFVNYKLETNNHAIYWASSDDVANCSGALTPKFSNLSTTATAITSAGGME, from the coding sequence ATGGAAAAGCAAGGATTTTCCATTATTGAATTGATGGTCGCCCTCGTCATCATGGGCGTCCTCGCGGCGGTTGCGGTCCCGAAACTTTTCGGCATGATCGACAAGTCCAAAGCAGCAGAAATCAGCCTCGCCGCAGGCACCTACATAAAGCTACAGGACATCTATTCTTTCGAGCATCACAAAGGCGGCAGCTGGCAAGCCATCGGGTATAAATCCCCCGCCGGAAACTCCACAGGCAAGGCAAGGACATCCGTTTTCGAATACGACGCCTCCGAAAGCACATACAACTGGTCCGCAGAATCCATCGTAAATTTGAACGAATGCCCCAAAGGCAGAATATGGTTTGTCAACTACAAGCTAGAGACAAACAACCACGCCATTTACTGGGCATCATCCGACGACGTGGCAAACTGCAGCGGAGCGTTAACCCCCAAATTCAGCAACTTAAGCACAACCGCCACAGCCATCACATCCGCAGGCGGGATGGAGTAA